The following nucleotide sequence is from Pandoraea thiooxydans.
CAGGAAATTGATGTCGCCCTGACGGTAGAGCGTGACGTCTTTGTGGCGGTGTTTTGCAACAGCGGTAAAACCCATTTTTTCGAACAACTGCCCGAGTGCTTTGGGATCGGGCGCGGTGTATTCGACGAATTCGAATCCGTCGGTCCCCATGGGGTTGTCCCAAGGTTGGAAAGTCATGGCATGTCTCCGTGCGGGGCGCTGGTTGCAGTCGCGCCGTTGTTCAAAATTTGAAGTGTAGACGAAGGCATGAGGGAGGAAATTGCCAAATTCGCTTCATTTTCATGATTTATAGCAATAAGATTGCTCTATATTTTGAGAATTGAGGAGAATATGCCAAGCATTGTGTTGGATAAAACGGATCGAAAAATTCTGGCGCTGCTTCAGGAGAACGGGCGGCTATCGAATCTGGAAGTGGCCGAACGGGTGAATTTATCGCCGAGCCCTTGTTTGAGACGCATTCGGCGCCTGGAAGAGGCGGGGGTGATCCGTGGCTATGTGGCGCTGGTCGATGCTGCGCAGGTCGGCTTGGGGCTGCTGGCGTACGTGAATGTGCGCCTCGACAAGCGTGGCGGGCCAGACAGTCGGGGGAAATCCCATGCGGAGCTGTTTCGCGCGGCGGTTGCGGCGTGGCCGGAGGTCGTCGGGTGTTATGCGATGACCGGCGAGATGGATTACTTGTTACGCGTGCATGTGCAGGATATGGAGCACTTTTCCCGTTTCGTGCAGGACGAGCTGCTGCATCACCCGAGCGTGATCGACGTCAAGACGAGTTTTGTGCTGGCGCGTTTCAAGGAGACCACGGCGCTGCCGCTGCCGTGAAGGCGGCCGAGATCATGGATTGACGATAAAAAACCCGGCCGTAGCCGGGTGGAGGTGAATCGTCGACCGGGTTCAGGCGACTTTCAGTTGCGGCAGCCACGCCGCCAGCAGTTGCTTGGTGTCGCGCACCTGCCGCTTGACCGCATAGTCGAAGGTTGCCGCCTGCTCCTGCAGGATTTCGTCGACGACTGTGGCGGTGTCGGCCGGCGGCAGTGTCAGATAGGCGTCGGCTTCGCCATACGCGTAGTTGATGTCCATGCCAGCCTTTTTCGCGATGTGCATCATGGTGGCATTGCGCGACAGGCAGTGCATATACAGTGTCTTGACGTGCTTGTTGCGGCAGTGCATGGCGGTGCGTTCGAACAGCCGTGAGCCGATCCCTTGGCCGCGGGCCTGCGCCAGCACGGACACGCCGAATTCGGCGACACGCTCGGAGCCATTGTCGGGAAGCATGGCGACATGCGCCGCGGCGATCAGATTCAGGTTGTCGTCGAAGACGCCAAAGACCGTGTCGCGAGAGAAATCGATGCCGCCGACGTAACCCTCGATGATGGCATCGCTGACGACCTGGCCGAAGCGTAGCAGGCGGTCGTCCTCGTCCAGCATGGCGAGGTGCTCGAACAGCTGGTGGCGATCAGCGGAGGTGAGTTCCCGGATCAGGACAGCGGTTTGCGCGGGATGGGCCGGCACGGGGTCGGCTGCGGGGATGGCGAAAATGCGTTCGAATAAGTTCATGGCGGGCCCCTCGGGGCGCCGGCTCTCGTGGCCGGAACAATATGATGCAATGCAACATATTATACAGACATTTATAGGTATTAACCCTTATTTTTCTGAGAAGATTCCGAATGGATCCTCTATTTTTCCTGCCTGTGTAACGGGCCGTGAGGCTGAATGCCATGCCGTAGTGCAGCAAATTTGCGCCGCTCGAGGGCAAAAAAAGCGGCCGGTGCATAGCCACCGGCCGCTTTGGCTGCTTTGCTGGCGCCTGATTACGCGCTTTGCAGGGCGCCCCACATTTCTTTGTCGCGCTCGGCGGTCCAGATGCGCGGGTGTTTGGTGCCGTTGGCCTCGTCATATGCCCGGCTCACGTCGAAGGGCAGGCAGTGTTCGTAGATGAAGACATGTCCGAATTTCGGATCCATCTGAGTTCGCGTGTAGTCGAACGCTTCCTTGAGCGATAGGCCCTTGTCGACCGCGGTCCGAGCGCTGCTCAGCAAGGTGGTGACGAAATCGCGGGTGTAATCGAGCCCCTCGTTGACGCGTTCGGGGGTGGTCAGCGCCGGGCCGCGGCCGGGGACGAGCTTTTCCGCTTTCATCGCGCGCAGGGCCTCGAGCGTGGCGGGCCATTCTTCCAATTGGGCATCGCCCGTGTAGGCCGCGGCCTCGAATTCAACCAGATCGCCGGAGAAAAGCACTTTTTGCTGCGGCAGCCAGACGATGGTGTCGCCCTTCGTGTGGCCCATGCCGACGTGCATGATCTTGACTTCCAGCTGGCCCATGAAAAGGGTCATTTCCTTTTCGAACACCAGGGTCGGCCAGGTCAGGCCGGGGATCGAGTCGACCGCCTGGAACAGGCGCGGGAATCGCTCGATCTCGGACTTCATGTCGGCCTCGCCGCGCTCGACGATCATCTCGTAGGTGCCGCGGCTGGCGATGATTTGCTCGCACCCTTCGGCTTTGTAAGCCGCTGCGCCGAGCACGCGAACCGCATGGTAGTGGGTCAGCACGACGTATTTGATCGGCTTGTCGGTAATTGCGCGGATGTGGGCGATCAGTTCCTTGGCCATCACCGGGGTTGCGGTGGTGTCGATCACCATCACGCCGTCGTCACCGATGATGACGCCGGAGTTCGGGTCGCCCTCGGCCGTATAGGCATAGGCGTTATCCGAAAGCTTGGTGAAAGTGGTTTTTTTGGCGGCCAGGTCGCCTCGGGACGCGAATTGTTTGCTCATGGGATATCCTGTCTCTCCGGTTAAACTAATCGTAATGAATTACGTATTATTTAATTATAGATGAGCGCAGCTATTTTGTCAGAATCCCGTCGTTCGCGTCCGATGGCCGGATCGAACCGAACTCAGGGCGCGCCGAGTCCATGCTCGAAGACCTGGATGACCTCTTCGGCAAAATCGCGATATCCCATGCGGCCGCCCGGCTTGAGCCAGGTGAATGTCCAGTTGATCATGCCGAACAACATCATGGTCAGGGCGGTTCGATTGTCTTTGTTGACGCGCTGCGGGTAGGCTCGCGCCAATTGTCGCGTGAAGGCTGCGACGACGTCGCGTTGCCGATTCAGGACGATCTCGCGCTGTTCGTCGGCGAGGAACTTGACGTCGTTCAACAGTGCGATGTGGCGCGTCTGCGATGTTTCATATTCGTGCAAGAACGCGCGCACGAGTTCGGCGAAGGTTTCCTGCTCGGACAGATTGCGGCGCTGACCGAGTGCCTCGACCTCGGCGATGATCAGCATCAGACGCTTGGTGTAGCGATCCAGCAAATCGAAAAGGATCGCCTCCTTGCTGGCGTAGTAGTGGTACAGGCGAGCTTTCGACGTGCCGCAGATTGCCGCGAGTTCGGACATCGACGTGCTGGGGTAGCTGGATTGAGCGAACGCCTGTGCCGCGACGTCTAGAATTTGTTCGCGTTGCGATTCGTGGTTGGGAGCCTTGGTACGTGCCATTGTTATAGTCGTGTGAGTTCACAGTTGGACGAGTCGTACGGATCTCCGCGCAGCTCCAGGCGGCCGGACGCCTGCAATTCCCGGTAACGCCAGAGCACAAACGTGTCGGTTGCGAAGAAACCTCGTATGGCCTGTGTGGCTGCCGCAATCGTCAGGCTGGTGGAAATCGCCGTCTCGGGCAGCAGCGCCATCAGGGTTTCGTCGACGTCTGCATAGGTGCCGCCTTCGAAGGTGTTGTGCTGCCAGCGGCGAATCTGCGTCTCGGCATGCTTCAGGGCGCGCCATTCCAATGCAAGACGGCCGATACGCAGCACGGAGATCGGCGCGATCAGCCTGAGCCGGGTGGCAATCACCGACTCGGGATACATCGCAAGGGCCGTCGGAGCATCGGCAGCCAGCCCGGGGTTGCCGAGGTCTGGCGCTTTAAGGGCAACTTCGTTCAGCCTCGCCGGGCAGGTACGCAAATGAAAGGCGACGCGTCGCAGCATCAGCTGATCGGCCGCGCTGTCACCGTGCCAGATCGAAACTTGGTTGGATTCCCCGGCCAGCTCGCGCAGCGTGTCGAGTTCGCTCGTCAGATCCAGTGAAAAATCCCGCTTGAGCATGGGCGCGACGCGCTGCCAAAAGGCTGCGCGTTGCCGGGGGTCGTCGTCGATTTCGCGCAACGGGCCGATAGCCAGGTCGTCGCGCAGGACAACCACGCGCTCCCCGCGCCCTGCATGCTCGAGCACTTGCCGCATGACGCCGCCGGCATGGTCGCCATTGACGATGTGAGTGTATTCCATGCGGCCAGTTTACACTGGTACGGCCACCGTTCCGTCGCGTTGGCACGATGCGCTGGCGTTTTCCCTCGTCAACGCTCGTCGTAACTGACGACAACGCGCTCGCTTACTGGATGCGCCTGGCAGGTCAGGATGAAGCCCTGCGCGATCTCGTGATCTTCCAGCGTGTAGTTCTTGTCCATCTTGACTTCGCCCTCCAGCACTTTGGCCCGGCAGGTGCAGCAGACGCCGCCCTTGCAGGCGTATGGCAGTGCCAGGCCGGCCCGCAGACCGGTGTCGAGGATGCTCTGGCCTTCATAGGGCTGGCGCAGGCGGCGTTCCTTGCCGTCGAGCACGACCACCAGGTCGGCCGCAGGCGTGCTGTCGGTGATTTCGATCGGCTTGGCGCCGGCCTGAGGCAGCGGAATGCCGAAGCGCTCGACATGAATCTTCTGCTTGGCCACCCCGGCGTCGGCCAGTGCGGCCTCGGCGGCGTCCATCATCGGGGCCGGGCCGCAGATGAATGCTTCGTCGATGCTCGCCGGCGGGATCAGGGTGTCGAGGAAGGCCGCGCATTTTGCCTGGTCGAGCAGGCCGCTGAAGAGGTCGATTTCCTGTGCTTCGTCGGACAGCACGTGGTAGAGCCGCAGACGGCCGAGGTAGCGGTTTTTCAGGTCTTCAAGTTCTTCGGCGAACATGATGGTCGGCACGGCGCGGTTGCCGTAGACCAGGGTGAATTCACTGCGCGGCTCGGCCGCCAGCGTGGTCTTGATGAGCGCGAGCATTGGCGTGATGCCCGAGCCGCCGGCAAAGCCGACATAGTGCTTGCGCTGTGCCGCGTCCAGCGGCGTGAAGAAACGCCCGTCGGGCGTCATGACGTCGATCGCGATGCCAGGCCGCAGATGATCGTTGGCGTAATTGGAGAACTTGCCGCCGGGCACGCGCTTGATGCCGATCCGCAGCTCGCCGGTCTGTTCGTAGTCGGGCACCCCGACGCAGATCGAATATGAGCGGCGGGCTTCCTCGCCGTCGATTTCCGTTTTAAGCGTCAGGAACTGGCCTTGCTTGAATCGGTAGGCGCCCCGCAGTTCTTGCGGCACGGCAAAGGCGATTGAAATGGCGTCGTCGGTTTCAGCGCGAACGTCGCGAATCGGCAGTTTGTGGAATTGAGGCGTCGTCATATTGGAGATCCTGGCGGGCAATGGGTGGCCAATGGCTCTAAAAGGGTGAGGGGCGCTCAGTACGGCTTGAAATAATCAAACGGTTCGCGGCAATCGAGGCAGCGGTAGAGCGCCTTGCAGGCCGTGGAGCCGAACGCGGACAGCAGTTCGGTGTTGCTCGAGTTGCAATGCGGACAGGTCACACCGTGTTGCGGCCGTGGATGAAAGCGCAAGGGCTGGCTGTCTGAGCGGGCATTCCCGGCGGTCGGCGGTGCGATACCGTACCGTTGCAATTTGTCGCGAGCCTCGTCGGTGATCCAGTCGGTCGTCCAGGCCGGCGCGAGCACGGTCGTGACGCGATAAGGTCCGACACCCGCCTGCGTGAGGGCGGCGCCGATGTCCTCGGCGATCTGTGCCATGGCGGGGCAACCCGAATAAGTCGGCGTGATGACGACCTCGATCACGGCCCCGGCCCCGGCCGCTTCGTCGGCAGACGCGCGCGCGAGCCGGACGTCTCGCAGAATTCCGAGTTCGCGAATCGACACGACCGGAATCTCGGGGTCGGGCACCGCCTCGAGCGCTTGCCTGGCGCGGGCCAGCACGTCGGTGGACACGGTGTTGGGCGCCATGGCGGGCGTGGCGTCTACCATGACGCGCCAGGATGTTGGCGTGCCAGGCTTTGCATTTCCGCGAGCAGGTAGCCCATGTGCTCGGAGTGCTCGCCGTCTTTGCCGGTGCTGATGTAGGCGCCAGTCGGCGAGGGCGTGAGCGTGGCGGTGCTAAGGACCTCGTTGACGAGCGCGTCCCAGGCCGGCTTGAGGCTGGCGGTGCTTACGCCCACGCCAGTGGCGGCAACGGCCTGTTCGATGGCGT
It contains:
- the paaE gene encoding 1,2-phenylacetyl-CoA epoxidase subunit PaaE produces the protein MTTPQFHKLPIRDVRAETDDAISIAFAVPQELRGAYRFKQGQFLTLKTEIDGEEARRSYSICVGVPDYEQTGELRIGIKRVPGGKFSNYANDHLRPGIAIDVMTPDGRFFTPLDAAQRKHYVGFAGGSGITPMLALIKTTLAAEPRSEFTLVYGNRAVPTIMFAEELEDLKNRYLGRLRLYHVLSDEAQEIDLFSGLLDQAKCAAFLDTLIPPASIDEAFICGPAPMMDAAEAALADAGVAKQKIHVERFGIPLPQAGAKPIEITDSTPAADLVVVLDGKERRLRQPYEGQSILDTGLRAGLALPYACKGGVCCTCRAKVLEGEVKMDKNYTLEDHEIAQGFILTCQAHPVSERVVVSYDER
- a CDS encoding TetR/AcrR family transcriptional regulator is translated as MARTKAPNHESQREQILDVAAQAFAQSSYPSTSMSELAAICGTSKARLYHYYASKEAILFDLLDRYTKRLMLIIAEVEALGQRRNLSEQETFAELVRAFLHEYETSQTRHIALLNDVKFLADEQREIVLNRQRDVVAAFTRQLARAYPQRVNKDNRTALTMMLFGMINWTFTWLKPGGRMGYRDFAEEVIQVFEHGLGAP
- a CDS encoding GNAT family N-acetyltransferase, producing the protein MNLFERIFAIPAADPVPAHPAQTAVLIRELTSADRHQLFEHLAMLDEDDRLLRFGQVVSDAIIEGYVGGIDFSRDTVFGVFDDNLNLIAAAHVAMLPDNGSERVAEFGVSVLAQARGQGIGSRLFERTAMHCRNKHVKTLYMHCLSRNATMMHIAKKAGMDINYAYGEADAYLTLPPADTATVVDEILQEQAATFDYAVKRQVRDTKQLLAAWLPQLKVA
- a CDS encoding MBL fold metallo-hydrolase, whose product is MSKQFASRGDLAAKKTTFTKLSDNAYAYTAEGDPNSGVIIGDDGVMVIDTTATPVMAKELIAHIRAITDKPIKYVVLTHYHAVRVLGAAAYKAEGCEQIIASRGTYEMIVERGEADMKSEIERFPRLFQAVDSIPGLTWPTLVFEKEMTLFMGQLEVKIMHVGMGHTKGDTIVWLPQQKVLFSGDLVEFEAAAYTGDAQLEEWPATLEALRAMKAEKLVPGRGPALTTPERVNEGLDYTRDFVTTLLSSARTAVDKGLSLKEAFDYTRTQMDPKFGHVFIYEHCLPFDVSRAYDEANGTKHPRIWTAERDKEMWGALQSA
- a CDS encoding Lrp/AsnC family transcriptional regulator; translation: MPSIVLDKTDRKILALLQENGRLSNLEVAERVNLSPSPCLRRIRRLEEAGVIRGYVALVDAAQVGLGLLAYVNVRLDKRGGPDSRGKSHAELFRAAVAAWPEVVGCYAMTGEMDYLLRVHVQDMEHFSRFVQDELLHHPSVIDVKTSFVLARFKETTALPLP
- the paaD gene encoding 1,2-phenylacetyl-CoA epoxidase subunit PaaD; this translates as MVDATPAMAPNTVSTDVLARARQALEAVPDPEIPVVSIRELGILRDVRLARASADEAAGAGAVIEVVITPTYSGCPAMAQIAEDIGAALTQAGVGPYRVTTVLAPAWTTDWITDEARDKLQRYGIAPPTAGNARSDSQPLRFHPRPQHGVTCPHCNSSNTELLSAFGSTACKALYRCLDCREPFDYFKPY
- a CDS encoding DUF1835 domain-containing protein, producing MEYTHIVNGDHAGGVMRQVLEHAGRGERVVVLRDDLAIGPLREIDDDPRQRAAFWQRVAPMLKRDFSLDLTSELDTLRELAGESNQVSIWHGDSAADQLMLRRVAFHLRTCPARLNEVALKAPDLGNPGLAADAPTALAMYPESVIATRLRLIAPISVLRIGRLALEWRALKHAETQIRRWQHNTFEGGTYADVDETLMALLPETAISTSLTIAAATQAIRGFFATDTFVLWRYRELQASGRLELRGDPYDSSNCELTRL